Proteins encoded together in one Coregonus clupeaformis isolate EN_2021a unplaced genomic scaffold, ASM2061545v1 scaf0249, whole genome shotgun sequence window:
- the LOC121542481 gene encoding transcription factor Spi-C-like, translated as MSSLDNDINQHFQDAIDVIQWHSDDPYCDTEYKYFEPPMRPSIMCSYPITHPSDVPGPYDWNEQTSWPHVVPDDSLGPSGTVEYPQFYSIAPPPRNGKGRKKMRLYEYLHESLGDPNMADSIQWTDRGSSTFHFISKNKEKLAECWGKRKGNRKTMTYQKMARALRNYSRTGEIVKVRRKLTYQFNPLIIQRLGGISHVIPPAGHPGAGHPGREVLLHQQHAPAEQAYYGSAAAPDWHSWYGHYSLQGDCDLATSFTSSSHQDVNSGNVTVENNRG; from the exons ATG AGCTCCCTGGATAATGACATCAACCAGCACTTCCAGGATGCAATTGATGTGATTCAATGGCACTCTGACGATCCGTATTGTGATACAG AGTACAAGTACTTTGAGCCTCCAATGCGACCGAGCATAATGTGCTCCTACCCCATCACACACCCGTCTGATGTGCCAGGCCCATATGACTGGAATGAGCAAACG TCATGGCCTCATGTTGTTCCTGACGACTCACTGGGTCCATCTGGAACCGTGGAGTACCCCCAGTTCTACTCCATCGCACCGCCACCGAGGAACGGCAAAG GTCGCAAGAAGATGCGTCTTTATGAGTACCTGCATGAGTCTCTGGGCGATCCCAACATGGCTGACTCCATCCAGTGGACAGACCGTGGCAGCAGCACCTTCCACTTCATCTCCAAGAACAAAGAGAAGTTGGCCGAGTGCTGGGGCAAGCGCAAGGGCAACCGCAAGACAATGACCTATCAGAAGATGGCACGGGCGCTGCGCAACTACAGCCGAACGGGCGAGATCGTAAAGGTGCGCCGCAAACTCACCTACCAGTTCAACCCGTTGATCATCCAGAGGCTTGGGGGCATCAGTCACGTCATTCCCCCCGCCGGGCACCCCGGGGCTGGTCACCCTGGGCGGGAGGTGCTCCTCCACCAGCAGCATGCCCCAGCTGAACAGGCCTACTATGGCTCTGCTGCTGCACCTGACTGGCACAGCTGGTATGGACATTACTCCCTCCAGGGAGACTGTGATCTTGCCACAAGCTTCACTTCATCCAGTCACCAAGATGTGAACTCCGGTAATGTCACTGTGGAAAATAACAGAGGTTAA